One window from the genome of Flavobacteriales bacterium encodes:
- a CDS encoding GAF domain-containing protein: protein KANKEDRYAELIPQIESLVKGETDAIAVISNIIAALKQTMQWIWIGVYFVKNNELILGPFQGDVACFRIEYGRGVCGTAWKQNEIILVDDVEYFPGHIACSAQSKSEIVLPVCSAKNEVLLVLDIDSDKLSDFDETDKKELQKIVALIRNVL, encoded by the coding sequence CAAAGCAAATAAAGAAGATCGCTATGCTGAGCTAATTCCTCAAATAGAGTCTCTGGTTAAAGGCGAAACGGATGCTATCGCAGTTATCTCAAACATTATTGCTGCACTTAAACAAACCATGCAATGGATATGGATAGGTGTCTACTTTGTAAAAAACAATGAATTAATACTCGGCCCATTTCAAGGAGATGTAGCTTGTTTCCGAATAGAATATGGTAGAGGTGTTTGCGGTACGGCGTGGAAACAAAATGAAATAATACTAGTCGACGACGTAGAATATTTCCCAGGCCATATTGCTTGTAGCGCTCAATCTAAATCCGAAATTGTGCTTCCTGTTTGCAGCGCTAAAAATGAAGTGCTATTGGTTCTCGATATTGATAGCGATAAATTATCTGATTTTGACGAAACGGATAAGAAGGAGCTACAGAAAATTGTAGCTTTGATTCGTAATGTATTATAG